The Actinomycetota bacterium genome includes the window CACGCCCAGCGTCAGAACCCGCGCCAGATAGCGCGCCGCAGCGCGGTCCGCCAGCGCCGGTGATCGTAGCAGCAGTGCCCCTGAGGTCAGCACGAATGCCAGCGCCGTCATCGGCGACATGCGACCCACCGGGACGCCCTTCAGTGTCGCGTCCGATGACGCCAGCCACTGTTCAAGGGGCAGTTCGAAGCCGAGCAAGTCCCGCGCAAGGAACAGCGCGCCCGCTGCCAGCGCCACCCCGGCCGCAACAAGACAAAACCATGCGCCCGTTCGTCCCTCCGCACCCTGCGCCCGGATGAACACCGCCGCGCCCAACAACAGAAACAGCAGCGCCGTGCTGGGCGCCATGGGGATGAAGTCGCTGCCGAGGGTGCCCATCTGCCAACGGCCGGCCACCCAACTGCCCAGCACCAGCAAGGCGATGCCGCCGATGAGCAATGCGCAGACCTTCGCCAGCCGGCGCCCCAAGGTCTCAAGGTTCGGCTCAGAAGTGACGCGGTATCGTTCTTCCGAGTTCATGGATGTCCCTCGCGTTTGCTCACATCCTCGCTTCTGCGGATGTTCCTGAGCGATGCCCTTCCCTCCGACAACGACTCGCGTTCTGCCGACCCGGTCGAGTCCGGCATTCCGCCCTGACCGTGTGCATTCTCGCGTGCCATAGGTTCGCTCTCGTCCCTGCAAGAACGTGCTTCAACGATTGCGCGATCCTCCCAGCTTCCTGCTTCATCAAGACGTGGCTGACGTGGTGCGCCCAACCTGCGAGGCGCCTTCCCCGCTTCTCTGCGGCCGCGCGCGCGGCCCCCACGGCTGCCGAGTGGGCCCTGAGCTGCTCCTCGGTCTCACTCAAGGTCACGAAGAGCGCCGCAGCCCCGCTGCGTGCACCTGCGGTCAAGAAGTGGTGCCCCAGGGTCGTTTTCCCCGTGCCCGGTCCGCCGCGCACCAGATACGCTTGCTTCGGCAGCAGGCCGCCCATCGTCAGCTCGTCGAGGCCCTCGATGCCCGTCGAGATGCGTCCACCCATGTGGTGTCCCCCGATCCAGCTCACACCTGCGCGATATGGTCGACGGCGCCCTCGTCCACCTGCGCTCACCCCTCTATACCCCTTGCTCATCAAACGGCTCGTCGGTATCAAGCGCTTGCGCAACGCCGCCCCGTCGCCGTACGGTTCTCGCGGAGGTGGGGATGATGGCGCGGGTGCTGGTGGTGGATGACGCCAAGGAACCCCGCCTGCTGCTGCGCAAGATCCTCGAGCGCGACGGTCATGAGGTCGTCGAAGCCGAGGACGGTCTGGAGGCGTTGAGCAGGCTACGTGAGACCGCCTTCGACCTGGTGGTCTCCGACGGGCTCATGCCGCACATGGACGGGTTCCGTCTCCGGCTCGAGATGCGGCGAGACCCCGGTCTTGCGGCCGTACCTTTCATCTTCCATACGGCGAGCTTCATCGACGAGGCCGACGAGCGGCTCGCGCGCGATCTGGGCGCGACGGCCTACCTGATCAAGCCGGCGTCCACGACCGCTGTTCTCGAGGCCGTTGCGGAGGGACTGGCCGTGCGGGGGGTGGCAACCGGCTCAGCGGCCCCGGAGCTCGAGGAGTCCGAGCTCGCGAGGCTGCTGGAGGGCTACAGCCACAGGCTTGAGGACAAGCTCGACGACAAGGTGGTCGAGCTGAGGCACGAGAGGGGCGAGCGCGAGGCGGTCCGCGCGGCGCTCGATCACATTCCGGTGCCCGTGCTCACCCTTGACGCTGCCGGACGAGTGGACTTCGTGAATCGCGAGGCCAGGCGGTTCGAGCTCGGGATCGAACCGGCGGAGCCGAGTGGATTCGATGACGAGTATGCAGCAGACGAGATCCGCGACACGCTCTCGGTCGCGAGGCGGTGTCTCGCGGAGCGTCGGGTGTCTGAGACCACCGCCCGTCTCCGGCGACAGGATGGGCGAGTGCGCACGATGCGCGTATCGATCGCGCCGTACGAGGACAGCGCCGGAGAGCCGCTCGGCGTCGTCTGCGCCGGAGCGGATGTGACGGACCAGATGGAGTACGTGGACTTGCTCCGCTATCTCTCGGAGCACGATCCGCTCACCGACCTGCCGAACCGTCGCGTGCTCGAATCGCGCTTCGAGAGGTTGGTCCAGGGATTGAGCTCCGGATCGACGGGTGCGCTGCTGTTCGTCGACGTCGACCACTTCAAGCAGATCAACGACGAGTTCGGGCACGATGTCGGTGATGCGGCGCTGGTCAACATAGCCCGGACGGTGCGGGCATCGGCACCGAGAGAAGCACTCGTCGCGCGCCTGTGCGGCGACGAGTTCGGTGTGCTCGTCGAGGACGTCGGGCGGCGGGGCGCGCAGGAGGTCGCTGAGACGATCCGAGAGGCGGTGTCAGTCGCGCAGGTGGTCCCTGCCGCATCGAGCCGGCAGGTCACCGTGAGCATCGGGGTCAACGTGTTCCCCGATTCCGAGACGGCGGCGCAAGCGCTTCGCACCAGCGACGAAGCGTTGTATCGGGCGAAGCACACGGGCCGAGACCGGACGGAGGTCGTCGAGGCTGCGAAGAGGCGGCCGGCCGATGAGCCGGCGCCCACGCCGGCGATCACGTTCCGGCCGATGCGCAGCACGCTGACGGGCGAGCTGGTCCGGCTGCGGGCGTGCGTCGACCTGGCGAGCGAACCGGACAGCGCGAGCGAGCCCGGCGCCCTAGGCGGGCCACGCGCCACGCGCGCGACGGTGGAGCCGCTCGCGGGAGCCTTGCTCGAGTCGGCAGCAGGGGTGGCGATCTCGATGCCCTTGGGCCTCGGAGACATGCTCGACCCCGCCGTGTTCGGGCGGCTGCAGGAGGAAGTGTCGCGTCGCGGGGCCGACCCGCGGTGCATCGCGCTGGAGGTGCCGGCCGCACATGTGCTGGGGTGCGCGCCCTCCGAGACGTGGATCAGGGCGGCCGGACACTCAGGCTTCGCGATGTGCCTCGCTGTGGATGAGACGTGTGCCAGTGTCGCGGCGCTGCCGTTGTCGGTGTTCTCGGAGCTGTGGTTCCCCGCGTCGGTGCTCGCGCACCTGAAGGACTCAACGGGGGGCTGTGACGCCGCCCTGGCCGAGTGTGATGCCCGCGGTGTCACTCTGGTGGCGACCGGGGTCGACACGCGTGAGTGTCTCGCGCTCGTGGTCGAGGCCGGCGTGGAGGTCGCGGAAGGCCTCGTGATCGGGCCTGACGTTCACGGCCCGAGCGGACTCGCGGAGCCGCCTGAGGGGGATGAGGTACGTTGACCGGTAGGCGGTTGGGGAGTGACGTGGACTCAGTCAAGGTGTTCGTGATGGGACGGAAGGCGGCATGCGTCGAGGGCCTCGCAGCCATGCTGCACGCCGCTGAAGGTGTTGAGGTGGTCGGTCGGGCAGCGGAGTGGGACTCCGGGCTCACGCGCTCACGGGCACTCGCCGCGGACGTGGTGGTCGTGGACATGGTGCACTGTCCCGACTGCGGCCCGGCGATGACCGCCGATGTCGTGCGGGCTTTGGAGGGCGCGCGAGTCGTCGTGGCGGGCGTGACCGGCGGAGACGTGACCGCGATCGACGCGCTGGAGGCCGGCGCACTCGGATTCATCAACCTGGATCACCTGGAGCCGGAAGCTGTCACCTCGGCGGTCAAGGCGGTGGCGTCGGGCGAGGCCGTCCTCGATTCGAGCGTCTCTACCGCGCTGCTGACCAGGATGCGGAGGCTCTCGATGAGGGCGGCTGCGGCCGGTCCGACGGAATCATCGCCGACGATCCGCGAGGCCGAGATACTCGAGCTGCTCGCGAAGGGCATGTCGAACGCGCAGATGGCCAGGACGCTGCACGTGTCGGAGAGCACCGTGAAGAACCACCTGCACGCGATCTACTCGAAGCTCGGCGTCGATTCCCGGGCGCAGGCGGTCAGCGAGGCGATCCGGAGGGGACTCGTAACCCTCTGACGGCGACCGATGTCGGATTCAGGCGGAGTCGTATCCCGCGCAAGCCGCGA containing:
- a CDS encoding diguanylate cyclase — its product is MVDGALVHLRSPLYTPCSSNGSSVSSACATPPRRRTVLAEVGMMARVLVVDDAKEPRLLLRKILERDGHEVVEAEDGLEALSRLRETAFDLVVSDGLMPHMDGFRLRLEMRRDPGLAAVPFIFHTASFIDEADERLARDLGATAYLIKPASTTAVLEAVAEGLAVRGVATGSAAPELEESELARLLEGYSHRLEDKLDDKVVELRHERGEREAVRAALDHIPVPVLTLDAAGRVDFVNREARRFELGIEPAEPSGFDDEYAADEIRDTLSVARRCLAERRVSETTARLRRQDGRVRTMRVSIAPYEDSAGEPLGVVCAGADVTDQMEYVDLLRYLSEHDPLTDLPNRRVLESRFERLVQGLSSGSTGALLFVDVDHFKQINDEFGHDVGDAALVNIARTVRASAPREALVARLCGDEFGVLVEDVGRRGAQEVAETIREAVSVAQVVPAASSRQVTVSIGVNVFPDSETAAQALRTSDEALYRAKHTGRDRTEVVEAAKRRPADEPAPTPAITFRPMRSTLTGELVRLRACVDLASEPDSASEPGALGGPRATRATVEPLAGALLESAAGVAISMPLGLGDMLDPAVFGRLQEEVSRRGADPRCIALEVPAAHVLGCAPSETWIRAAGHSGFAMCLAVDETCASVAALPLSVFSELWFPASVLAHLKDSTGGCDAALAECDARGVTLVATGVDTRECLALVVEAGVEVAEGLVIGPDVHGPSGLAEPPEGDEVR
- a CDS encoding response regulator transcription factor gives rise to the protein MDSVKVFVMGRKAACVEGLAAMLHAAEGVEVVGRAAEWDSGLTRSRALAADVVVVDMVHCPDCGPAMTADVVRALEGARVVVAGVTGGDVTAIDALEAGALGFINLDHLEPEAVTSAVKAVASGEAVLDSSVSTALLTRMRRLSMRAAAAGPTESSPTIREAEILELLAKGMSNAQMARTLHVSESTVKNHLHAIYSKLGVDSRAQAVSEAIRRGLVTL